The Caldanaerovirga acetigignens genomic interval TCGTATTCGTCTATGAGAAGAACCGCTTTTTTGCCATAGTGGGCTTCGAGAAAGTATGTGAGGTTATAGAGGCTTTCCCTGTAATCTACCGGTTCGCCCCACCTTTCCAAAATTTTTACTATGTATTTTTTATGGTGTTCCCTAAGTTTTTCCGATTCCAAAAGATATGAGTGCTTGTCGTATTCTTTTGATATAATGCTTTTTAATACATCGTAGGTTTCTTCCCACGAACTTGTCTTTGCATCCTTAAACGTAATATGTATGACTGGGTATTTGTTCATGTATTCCAATGCAAGGGGGTCCTTTTCAATTTTAAGTCCTTTGAATAGGTATGAGTAATCTCTTTCATTTGAGAAGAAATATTTAATCATGGAGAAGTTAAGGCTTTTTCCGAACCTTCTTGGCCGGGTTATGAGAATGACATTTGCGCCGTCACGCAAAAGGTCCCCTATGAGCCCTGTTTTATCGATGTAGTAGTAATTTCCCTCGATGATGTCCTTGAAGTCCTCTATTCCCGATGGCAAAAGCAAGGTATCACCTCTGAAAATCAGGATAGGGTTAGAAATATTATATCACAACTCCCCGGTGCAGGCATATTGTTCCTTCATTTTCGGAAGATTTTGTGATAAAATATATACGGATAATTTTCAAATCAAATTAACGACGAAAAGGAAAAGAGGTTAAGTGTATATGGCACAGATTTTTGAACTGGACAGAAACGACAAATGTCCCTGCGGCAGCGGCAAAAAATACAAAAAGTGCTGTATGGACAGGGTAGAGGAACAGAAGCGGAGGATACTGAAGGCAATAGGAGAAGGACTTTCAGCTCACGGGATGGCGGCGGTACATCTGCTTTCTGTTATGCTTGGTTTGGATGTGGGAGGTCAAATGTCCAAAACCGAGTATATGGCAAAGCTGATGAGACGAGTATGGGAGGAAACGGAAGGCGAGAAATCCGATGGTTTTTCCGATGATTATATGGAGGACTTTCAGGAACTTCTCCTTAAAAAGCCGGGGTTAAAGATGGTGCGCGTTCCAGGGGAGTGGCTGCTGGATGAAAAATTGAAGAATAAAGAATCAATGGATTCCCTGTGGAAAAAGATCTGCAGCAGGGATTTTTTAAAGCCTCTGCTTTTACAAATTGCAAAATCTATAAAAAGCGAAGTATATTCGGAAGAAGAATTAAAAACTCTCCTCTGGGCGGTTAGCAGTGCCGCGGATGAGAAGTTTGCCGATATCTTTATTGAGCCTGTATTCAATGCCTCGATTGAAGAAATTATGGAGGCGCGGAAAAAAGTAAATAAGTGGTATGAAGAATACAAGTTCGATTTGAAATTTGATTTTGGTGAACTCGTAAATAAGATTAAAGGGTTGGTCCAGGAATGTCCTAATTTTGGTAATTATATGGGAGAATTGTTTTCTTCAAAATTTAAGGATGAAGCTGAAAATCTTGTTAAAGAAGCTGAAAAGATTGACATACCTCTTTTCGCGATCTATGATGGACTTTTAGACTTTTACATAAAACATGCTGAATCCCCGGGGGAAAAAGTTAACCTGGAAAATATACTGTGGGAAGGCAACCGGCGTGAATATTTTCTTGAAGGAATCCAGAGATGGCTGTCAAAAGAAATGGTAAATG includes:
- a CDS encoding SEC-C domain-containing protein encodes the protein MAQIFELDRNDKCPCGSGKKYKKCCMDRVEEQKRRILKAIGEGLSAHGMAAVHLLSVMLGLDVGGQMSKTEYMAKLMRRVWEETEGEKSDGFSDDYMEDFQELLLKKPGLKMVRVPGEWLLDEKLKNKESMDSLWKKICSRDFLKPLLLQIAKSIKSEVYSEEELKTLLWAVSSAADEKFADIFIEPVFNASIEEIMEARKKVNKWYEEYKFDLKFDFGELVNKIKGLVQECPNFGNYMGELFSSKFKDEAENLVKEAEKIDIPLFAIYDGLLDFYIKHAESPGEKVNLENILWEGNRREYFLEGIQRWLSKEMVNALENGVFTDDEEVKKQQEERYRKMNELAGVLLYPYTPFQFGLLGKIYASLLLNFSKNIPRKVDESDLILNNISELFEEEFVEKYAKYLEDKGLKKAAGYVIGCFYKVQQIL
- a CDS encoding AAA family ATPase, translating into MLLPSGIEDFKDIIEGNYYYIDKTGLIGDLLRDGANVILITRPRRFGKSLNFSMIKYFFSNERDYSYLFKGLKIEKDPLALEYMNKYPVIHITFKDAKTSSWEETYDVLKSIISKEYDKHSYLLESEKLREHHKKYIVKILERWGEPVDYRESLYNLTYFLEAHYGKKAVLLIDEY